The DNA sequence tcaagctttataatagccaagtattatttaataatagatCTATAGTAATTAGAAGTAAACTCGATAGCCATGTTCAAAtacatattagtcattttaactgaacattttaactggactggtggtggtgctgcttttttggtcattcagtgtttctgttaaTTAATGATGGATAGGAATatcgttattttgacaggaaaatacaacaaagaatattgtttaaatgtagtgcgtcaattctctctctctctctctctctctctctctgcctgtaTATGAGAGAAAGTGACAGATTTTTTCACCTTCACCCTAGAGTTTACAGTACATTAAATACAAGGGCGTTgcgcatccattgagatgaactgaaaaaaaaagcacagatcgCCTGAtagagagtgaaactctgaagacctcagtcagagagtgttcgcgagtgaaaatatatctttgctaaacttagcctccaactcacataCTGGCAagtaaaatctaagaatttattatccattggctaatattagacatcatttagtcgccaGAATGGAGATTTTGtcacatatgcgagtgatttactcgcaatgttgAGGGTTGCAATGTTGAAAATGTGGAAGAGATGCTTTTCTTTTTCAAGATGCTTTGATTTAAAAAAGTtgttacaaattatcatttttatagcAAGTCACTTTACGGTCACTGTtgatcaatgcatccttgctgaataaaaaaaattataataataaataaaaatcttactgaccccaattttTGAATAAACTTTTTGAACTATCAACAAGTGTGATTTATCTCCAGACtgtgactttttttattgtatttgtaatagacaaaatttaattttaagttgCATTTAATCCAACTATCTTGTAAAAGCCTGTTTATACTCACCTTATACAAACAGGTATCCACAATTTCATTGCAGACCCTCTCCAGATCATCAGTCACCTCCAGTCTTGAACGAACAAAATCGCACAGCTCCTCATTGGCCATCACATCCCAGATCCCGTCACAAGCAAGAACAATAAACTCATCCTCCGCCTCCGACCGCTCGATAGCATACACCTCAGGCTCTGGCGACACCAGCTGCTCCGTGGGACCCTTACCATGCACACACTTATAGTCAAAATCCCCCAGAGCCCTAGACACTGCCAGGGACCCATTGACACGCTGGATCATCACAGATCCTCCAGCATTCTGGATCCTCTCCTTCTCCAAGGGGTTGCTGGGTTTGTGGTCCTGTGTGAAGAAGTGCACAGCCCCTCCACGGCTCAGCACACCCCGCGAGTCTCCACAGTTGATAAAGTAGATGTGGCAGGGTGAGATCATCACACCGACGGCGGTCGAGCCGCTGCGGTCAGCACCACCGTGTTTCTTCTCCGAGATCTGCCGCATGTGATCGTCGATCTGCAGGAAACCAGTCCGGATTCCAGATTTCACGCTGTCCACGCTGGGCTCCACGGCTGGACCCCCTCCTCCGCCCCCAGCCTGGAAGTCAGGGTTGCTGGTGATGTGCTCCAGGAGGTGCTCGCAGCAGTAACGTGCCACCTGCGATCCTGCGTGCCCGTCGTAAACAGCAAAGAATGACCAGGGGTCCAAGCCGTTGGGCAGGCCGATGATAGCAGTATGTGCATCTTCCATCTCTACACGCCAGCCCTGCATGCTGCTCAGGCCATAACATAGGCCATTGCCTTCACCATGAGCGTTGTGCTTCTCCATCTTTGGCTTATCCAGAAATGCACCCATCTTTGTCGGCTTAGAAATCTAGTACAAAAAAGTTTGAGAATGatgagcaataaaaaaaaatagtatttaattTATATGCCACTTGCAGCACCAAAATATTTCCTATTTGCATCCCAGCTTGGACAGATATTTGGCTGCACTATCAATCAAAAAATTTACCAAATTTCAGTAGACAATACCACTAAAAACTTCACAATTCTCAAAAAACCTTCAAATTAGATACGTTACCTACCAACTGTTTTAAAACACTTCTTTATTTACAAAgttaaatatcaatataaatacGACTACagctactactaataaaaataattcacatttttcaGATAACTACAACAAcgttaataataattactgttatactaatttacaaaaaaaaatcaaaatatttagcCAAATTGTGCATGCGAGCAAGCAAGCACAGTAAACttcaggttgttgtttttttttttttttttttgggggggggggggggggggggttggttgGGGGGgtaaataacatttgaaattactaattatattttaaaaattaccaTACATTTCCTACTCATCTCATTTTAACATTAAAGTTACAACGAAACAGGGGTAGTAACAGAGTTTAGGCCATTAATAATTTGCAGTGAAATTGATTACAGAAAAATATGTAGGGGGGATTGATTTATTCACTGGATGTTGATTGACGTTGTATCTGAATGCCAGCATGCAATCAGTTGT is a window from the Carassius gibelio isolate Cgi1373 ecotype wild population from Czech Republic chromosome A13, carGib1.2-hapl.c, whole genome shotgun sequence genome containing:
- the LOC128026110 gene encoding protein phosphatase 1A isoform X2, with product MGAFLDKPKMEKHNAHGEGNGLCYGLSSMQGWRVEMEDAHTAIIGLPNGLDPWSFFAVYDGHAGSQVARYCCEHLLEHITSNPDFQAGGGGGGPAVEPSVDSVKSGIRTGFLQIDDHMRQISEKKHGGADRSGSTAVGVMISPCHIYFINCGDSRGVLSRGGAVHFFTQDHKPSNPLEKERIQNAGGSVMIQRVNGSLAVSRALGDFDYKCVHGKGPTEQLVSPEPEVYAIERSEAEDEFIVLACDGIWDVMANEELCDFVRSRLEVTDDLERVCNEIVDTCLYKGSRDNMSVVLVCFVSAPKVSPEAVKREAELDKYLEGRVEEILKREGDEGVPDLLHVMRTLASESIPNLPPGGELASKRSVIEAVYNKLNPYRNEDTDSASTDDMW
- the LOC128026110 gene encoding protein phosphatase 1A isoform X1, which translates into the protein MGAFLDKPKMEKHNAHGEGNGLCYGLSSMQGWRVEMEDAHTAIIGLPNGLDPWSFFAVYDGHAGSQVARYCCEHLLEHITSNPDFQAGGGGGGPAVEPSVDSVKSGIRTGFLQIDDHMRQISEKKHGGADRSGSTAVGVMISPCHIYFINCGDSRGVLSRGGAVHFFTQDHKPSNPLEKERIQNAGGSVMIQRVNGSLAVSRALGDFDYKCVHGKGPTEQLVSPEPEVYAIERSEAEDEFIVLACDGIWDVMANEELCDFVRSRLEVTDDLERVCNEIVDTCLYKGSRDNMSVVLVCFVSAPKVSPEAVKREAELDKYLEGRVEEILKREGDEGVPDLLHVMRTLASESIPNLPPGGELASKRSVIEAVYNKLNPYRNEDTLGGISQAALLLSPFKDSASTDDMW